The following proteins come from a genomic window of Salvia hispanica cultivar TCC Black 2014 chromosome 4, UniMelb_Shisp_WGS_1.0, whole genome shotgun sequence:
- the LOC125218799 gene encoding abscisic acid receptor PYL4-like — protein sequence MPSDHPNSSLLLQRINTTTPSTTTCKQQQQSYSYRLPTAAKHVPDHVARYHTHAVGPNQCFSAVSQRIAAPASTAWSVLRRFDNPQAYKHFVKSCHVVVGDGDVGTLREVRVVSGLPAVSSTERLEILDDERHVISFSVVGGDHRLANYRSVTTIHAAAGGGGSVVVESYVVDVPQGNTKEETCVFVDTIVRCNLQSLAQIAENIASPK from the coding sequence atgcctTCCGATCATCCGAATTCCTCCCTCCTCCTCCAACGCATCAACACCACCACCCCTTCCACCACCACATgtaaacaacaacaacaatccTATTCCTACCGCCTCCCCACCGCGGCGAAGCACGTCCCCGACCACGTGGCGCGCTACCACACCCACGCGGTGGGGCCCAACCAGTGCTTCTCCGCGGTGAGCCAGCGCATCGCCGCCCCCGCCTCGACCGCGTGGTCGGTGCTGCGGCGCTTCGACAACCCGCAGGCCTACAAGCACTTCGTCAAGAGCTGCCACGTGGTCGTCGGGGACGGCGACGTCGGCACCCTCCGCGAGGTCCGCGTCGTCTCCGGGCTGCCCGCGGTCAGCAGCACGGAGCGGCTCGAGATCCTCGACGACGAGCGCCACGTCATCAGCTTCAGCGTCGTCGGCGGGGACCACCGCCTCGCCAATTACAGATCCGTCACCACCATCCACGCCGCCGCCGGGGGAGGAGGATCCGTGGTGGTGGAGTCGTACGTCGTCGACGTGCCTCAAGGTAACACTAAGGAGGAAACGTGCGTTTTTGTGGACACCATTGTTAGATGCAATCTGCAGTCGTTAGCTCAGATCGCTGAGAATATTGCCTCAcctaaatga